A genomic segment from Capra hircus breed San Clemente chromosome 15, ASM170441v1, whole genome shotgun sequence encodes:
- the LOC102173403 gene encoding olfactory receptor 52I1-like: MLGSPYNHTAEAPATFILVGIPGLQSFHLWLALSLSTMYTTALLGNTLIVAVIWVDSTLQEPMYCFLCVLAAMDMVMASSVVPKMVSIFSSGDNAISFNACFTQMYFVHAAAAVETGLLLAMAFDRYVAICKPLHYKRILTPRVMLGMSVTIIIRAIMSMTPLSWMVSHLPFCGSNVVLHSYCEHMAVAKLACADPRPSSLYSLIVSSIIVGSDVAFIAASYILILQTVFSLSSKNAQLKALSTCGSHVCVMALYYLPGMASIYVAWLGEDIVPLCTQVLLADFYLIIPPSLNPIIYGLRMKQIRTQTWGLLIHCLFNHSNLGSGILALEQTRQLQRCPS; encoded by the coding sequence ATGCTGGGGTCACCCTACAACCATACAGCAGAAGCCCCTGCCACCTTCATCCTGGTGGGTATCCCAGGTTTGCAGTCCTTTCATCTTTGGCTGGCTCTCTCACTGAGCACCATGTATACCACAGCCCTGTTAGGAAACACCCTCATAGTGGCCGTCATCTGGGTGGATTCCACTCTACAGGAGCCCATGTACTGCTTCCTGTGTGTTCTGGCTGCCATGGACATGGTTATGGCCTCCTCGGTGGTGCCCAAGATGGTGAGCATCTTCTCCTCAGGAGACAACGCCATCAGCTTTAATGCTTGTTTCACTCAGATGTATTTTGTCCATGCAGCCGCAGCTGTGGAGACGGGGCTACTGCTGGCCATGGCTtttgaccgctatgtggccatctgtaagCCCCTACACTATAAGAGAATTCTCACACCTCGAGTGATGCTGGGAATGAGTGTGACTATCATCATCAGAGCTATTATGTCGATGACTCCACTGAGCTGGATGGTGAGTCATCTGCCCTTCTGTGGCTCCAACGTGGTTCTCCATTCCTACTGTGAGCACATGGCTGTGGCCAAGTTGGCTTGTGCTGACCCCAGGCCCAGTAGTCTCTATAGCCTGATTGTTTCCTCCATTATTGTGGGTTCTGATGTGGCCTTTATTGCTGCCTCCTATATCCTGATTCTCCAGACAGTATTCAGTTTGTCCTCGAAGAATGCTCAGTTAAAAGCATTAAGTACATGTGGCTCCCATGTATGTGTTATGGCTCTGTACTACCTGCCTGGGATGGCATCCATCTATGTGGCCTGGCTGGGGGAGGACATAGTGCCTTTGTGCACCCAAGTGCTATTAGCCGACTTCTATCTGATCATCCCACCATCTCTGAACCCCATTATCTATGGCCTAAGGATGAAGCAAATACGGACGCAAACCTGGGGTCTGCTGATTCACTGCCTCTTTAACCACTCCAACTTGGGTTCAGGAATTCTGGCCCTTGAGCAAACCAGACAACTTCAAAGATGCCCTAGCTAA
- the LOC108637633 gene encoding olfactory receptor 52I1-like: MLGSPYTHTTEAPATFILVGIPGLQSSHLWLALSLSTMYTTALLGNTLIVTVIWVDSTLQEPMYCFLCVLAAMDMVMASSVVPKMVSIFSSGDNANSFNACFTQMYFVHAATAVETGLLLAMAFDRYVAICKPLHYKRILTPRVMLGMSVTITIRATVFMTPLSWMVSHLPFCGSNVVLHSYCEHIAVAKLACADPRPSSLYSLIVSSIIVGSDVVFIATSYILILQAVFDLSKNAQLKALSTCGSHVGVMALYYLPGMASVNAAWLGEDIVPLSTQVLLADLYLIIPSTLNPIIYGLRTKQIRNRTWSLVMHCFFNLGS, translated from the coding sequence ATGCTGGGGTCACCCTACACCCATACAACGGAAGCCCCTGCCACCTTCATCCTGGTGGGTATCCCAGGTTTGCAGTCCTCTCATCTTTGGCTGGCTCTCTCACTGAGCACCATGTATACCACAGCCCTGTTAGGAAACACCCTCATAGTGACCGTCATCTGGGTGGATTCCACTCTACAGGAGCCCATGTACTGCTTCCTGTGTGTTCTGGCTGCCATGGACATGGTTATGGCCTCCTCGGTGGTGCCCAAGATGGTGAGCATCTTCTCCTCAGGAGACAACGCCAACAGCTTTAATGCTTGTTTCACTCAGATGTATTTTGTCCATGCAGCCACAGCTGTGGAGACGGGGCTGCTGCTGGCCATGGCTtttgaccgctatgtggccatctgtaagCCCCTACACTATAAGAGAATTCTCACACCTCGAGTGATGCTGGGAATGAGTGTGACCATCACCATCAGAGCGACTGTATTCATGACTCCACTGAGCTGGATGGTGAGTCATCTGCCCTTCTGTGGCTCCAACGTGGTTCTCCATTCCTACTGTGAGCACATAGCTGTGGCCAAGTTGGCTTGTGCTGACCCCAGGCCCAGTAGTCTTTATAGCCTGATTGTTTCCTCCATTATTGTGGGTTCTGATGTGGTATTTATTGCTACCTCTTATATcctgattctccaggcagtttTTGATCTCTCAAAGAATGCTCAGTTGAAAGCATTAAGCACATGTGGCTCTCATGTGGGGGTTATGGCTCTGTACTACCTGCCTGGGATGGCATCAGTCAATGCGGCCTGGCTAGGGGAGGACATAGTGCCTTTGAGCACCCAAGTGCTGTTAGCTGACTTGTATCTGATTATCCCATCAACCTTGAATCCCATCATCTATGGCCTGAGGACCAAGCAAATAAGGAATCGAACATGGAGCTTGGTGATGCACTGCTTCTTTAACTTGGGTTCATGA